The genomic segment GCTGACAGACAGTGAATTTGGCCAAGCCGCACCGCAGCTAGATGGAATCAAACAGCGCGCCACGCAATTGATGGCCCCTGAAATTGCCAAAACTGTGCTGGTTACACAAGGTTTTATTGGTTCAGATGAAGCGGGCAATACGACGACTCTGGGCCGCGGTGGTTCTGATTTCACGGCCGCGTTATTAGCAGAAGCCTTAGGTGCGCAAAGCTGCGAAATATGGACAGATGTGATTGGCGTGTATACCACAGATCCACGCATCACAGATGCAGCCCGTCCTTTACCGGAACTTAGCTTTGAAGAAGCGGCTGAAATGGCAACATTTGGCGCTAAGGTTTTACACCCTGCGACCATGGAGCCTGCACTTCGTCAGAACATCAAAGTGTTTGTTGGTTCAAGTAAAGAGCCTGAAAAAGGCGGTACTTGGATTGTACGTGATTGTGAGCATGAACCGTCTTATAGAGCCATAACGCGCCGAAAAGATCAGGTTATGGTGACAGTGAAAACACCTAAGATGATGTACGCTCAGGGTTTCTTACAGAACGTATTTACCATTATTGCGAAACATAACTTGAGTGTTGATTTGGTGACCACGTCTGAAATTTGCGTGTCGTTCACCTTAGACAACCCGCCAAATTCAGTCTTGCAGCGTTTAAATCGTGAAACTATTGAAGAACTTAGTCAGATTTGTGAAGTTGAATTAGAAGAGCATTTTGATCTGGTGACCGTGGTCGGGAACAATATGCACAGTGCTGCTGGCGTCTCTAGCCGTATATTTGCTGCGGTGTCTGATTTTAACTTACGCATGATATGTTTTGGCGCGAACGTACATAACATGTCTATGTTAGTGAGTGAGAAAGACAGTTCAAACGTGGTGAAAGCTCTGCATAAGAGTTTGTTTGAAGATGAATAACTCAGACCTTTAATCATAAAAAAACCGCTAACTCAAAAAGTAGCGGTTTTTTTGTTTTTAGCTGAACAAACGAGGCGTTCTATGCATTGAACGTCAAAGTTTACACCTTAAATTGTTGTACTGAGCTTTGCAGTTCTTCGGCTAGCTTCGCCACTTCGTGACTCGATTCAGACGTTTGATGCGCCCCTACAGAGGTTTCTTCAGCGATATTCACTATGTTTTCTAACTTCTGACTGATTTCTTGGGATACCACATTTTGCTCTTTCGCTGCCTGAGCAATCTGTGAGCTAACGTCGTAGGCTTTGTGCACCGCGTCAGAAATGAGTTGTAATGCGCGGGTAGAGCCTTCGGTTTTCTCTACACAGACAGTGGTTTGTTCTTTGCCTTGATTCATCACAGCGACGGCTTTTTCAGCACCGGCTTGAAGCACTTCAATCATTGAATTGATTTCTTGTGTCGATTGCTGCGTACGGCTGGCAAGTGTTCTTACTTCATCTGCTACCACGGCAAAGCCACGACCATGTTCACCTGCGCGAGCGGCTTCGATAGCTGCGTTGAGTGCCAATAAGTTAGTTTGGTCAGCAACGCCGCGAATAACGTCTAAAATGCCGCCTATGCTAGCACTGTCTTGATGAAGCTTATTAATGACCTCAGCGGCTTCTTCAACATCACGCGCAAGCACTTCAATAGTTCGAATATTCTCTTCAGAAATGGCTTTAACTTTCTCTGCCTCTTCATCAGCGTGCTGAATTTGGCGTAGCGTATCTTCTGCACTTTGGCTAACAACCATAGACGTGCTATGCATCTGCGTGGTTGCTGTAGCGACTTGGGCGATTTGAGATTTTTGTTCTT from the Paraglaciecola mesophila genome contains:
- the lysC gene encoding lysine-sensitive aspartokinase 3, whose protein sequence is MSDSSINVAKFGGTSVATYATMLNCAKVVMGNPNTKVVVVSASAGVTNILVELAHKALTKDEISAYVEQIQAIEFAILNDLGAPKLVADKLLELLESLKQLAFHEEILHRPDLKDSLLSHGERMASLLFSEVLTQQGLPADNFDVRKVLLTDSEFGQAAPQLDGIKQRATQLMAPEIAKTVLVTQGFIGSDEAGNTTTLGRGGSDFTAALLAEALGAQSCEIWTDVIGVYTTDPRITDAARPLPELSFEEAAEMATFGAKVLHPATMEPALRQNIKVFVGSSKEPEKGGTWIVRDCEHEPSYRAITRRKDQVMVTVKTPKMMYAQGFLQNVFTIIAKHNLSVDLVTTSEICVSFTLDNPPNSVLQRLNRETIEELSQICEVELEEHFDLVTVVGNNMHSAAGVSSRIFAAVSDFNLRMICFGANVHNMSMLVSEKDSSNVVKALHKSLFEDE